From a region of the Gossypium raimondii isolate GPD5lz chromosome 10, ASM2569854v1, whole genome shotgun sequence genome:
- the LOC105777089 gene encoding BTB/POZ domain and ankyrin repeat-containing protein NPR1, whose translation MAYLSEPSSSLSFSSSSHLSNGSITHNIPPFSVPETGANLEALSLTKLSSSLEQLIVDNCPVFSDADIVVEGVAVGVHRCILAVRSKFFNEVFKEGSGSSEKDGKPSYNMSELLPYGKIGLEAFQVFLSYLYTGKLKPSPMEVSTCVDNVCAHDACRPAISFAVELMYASSIFQIPELVPLFQRRLLNFVEKALLEDIIPILVVAFHCQCSQLVSQCVDRVARSDLDSICIEKELPYEVTESIRLLRRKSPSDGEGNEAVVDPLQEKRIRRIHKALDSDDVELVKLLLTESDITLDDATALHYAAAYCDPKVVSEVLGLRLADVNLRNSRGYTVLHIAAMRKEPSVIMALLAKGASASTLTFDGQSAVNICRRLTRPKDYHAKTEQGKETNKDRICIDILEREMRRNPMAGDVSVASHALSDDLHMRLLYLENRVALARLLFPSEAKLAIDIAHAETTSELATGFPSKCSNGNLRQVDLNETPIMQKQRLLARMQALMKTVEMGRRYFPHCSEVLDKFMEDDLPDLSYLETGTPEEQRIERSRFRELKEDVQRAFKKDKAEFNRNGLSSSSSSSSFRDGGPYKYRKL comes from the exons ATGGCTTATTTGTCTGAGCCATCATCTTCTTTGAGTTTCAGTTCATCTTCTCATCTATCAAATGGCTCAATCACTCACAATATACCCCCTTTTTCTGTTCCTGAAACTGGGGCTAACCTTGAAGCTTTAAGTTTGACCAAGCTCAGCTCTAGTTTGGAGCAACTAATTGTTGACAATTGTCCTGTTTTTAGTGATGCTGATATAGTTGTTGAAGGTGTTGCTGTTGGTGTTCATAGATGTATTTTAGCTGTTAGGAGTAAGTTTTTCAATGAGGTTTTTAAGGAAGGATCTGGGTCTTCTGAGAAAGATGGAAAGCCAAGTTATAACATGTCTGAGTTGTTGCCTTATGGCAAGATTGGACTTGAAGCTTTCCAGGTGTTCTTGAGTTATTTGTATACTGGAAAGCTCAAGCCTTCTCCTATGGAGGTTTCAACTTGTGTTGATAATGTTTGTGCTCATGATGCTTGTCGACCCGCCATAAGTTTCGCCGTGGAGTTGATGTATGCATCATCCATATTTCAAATACCGGAGCTTGTTCCACTTTTTCAG CGGCGGCTTCTTAACTTCGTTGAGAAGGCTCTCCTAGAGGATATCATCCCAATCCTCGTGGTTGCTTTCCACTGTCAATGCAGTCAGCTAGTTTCTCAATGTGTTGATAGAGTAGCAAGGTCGGATCTTGATAGCATCTGTATCGAGAAAGAGCTTCCTTATGAAGTTACGGAGAGTATTCGGTTGCTTCGCCGCAAGTCTCCCTCTGATGGTGAAGGCAATGAGGCAGTGGTTGATCCTTTGCAAGAGAAAAGAATTCGGAGAATACATAAAGCATTGGATTCTGATGATGTCGAACttgttaaattacttttaacTGAGTCTGACATAACTTTGGATGATGCTACTGCACTCCATTATGCTGCAGCATATTGTGACCCCAAAGTTGTCTCTGAGGTACTTGGCCTGCGTCTGGCTGATGTCAATCTGCGGAATTCTCGTGGTTACACAGTTCTTCACATAGCTGCAATGCGAAAAGAACCATCGGTGATAATGGCACTTCTAGCAAAAGGGGCATCTGCCTCAACACTGACATTTGATGGACAAAGTGCTGTTAACATCTGCCGGAGGTTGACAAGACCAAAGGATTATCATGCCAAGACAGAGCAAGGGAAGGAAACGAATAAAGACCGGATATGCATTGATATTTTAGAGAGGGAAATGAGGAGAAATCCAATGGCTGGAGATGTTTCTGTTGCTTCCCATGCATTGTCTGATGATCTGCATATGAGACTTCTGTACCTAGAGAATCGAG TGGCATTGGCAAGGTTACTTTTCCCTAGTGAAGCAAAACTAGCCATTGACATAGCACATGCCGAAACAACCTCCGAGTTAGCTACTGGCTTTCCATCAAAATGTTCAAATGGAAACTTAAGGCAGGTTGATTTGAATGAGACACCCATTATGCAGAAGCAAAGACTTCTTGCTAGGATGCAAGCCCTTATGAAAACAG TGGAGATGGGTCGGCGCTATTTCCCTCATTGCTCGGAAGTGCTCGATAAGTTCATGGAGGATGACCTTCCTGATTTGTCTTACCTTGAGACTGGCACCCCGGAAGAGCAAAGGATAGAGAGATCACGCTTCAGGGAGCTTAAGGAGGACGTTCAAAGGGCATTTAAGAAGGACAAGGCCGAGTTTAACCGCAACGGTTTGTCTTCATCATCATCGTCATCTTCTTTCAGAGATGGGGGCCCCTACAAGTATAGGAAATTGTGA
- the LOC105777706 gene encoding uncharacterized protein LOC105777706: MREVPKQTVMAIKSYQNQAQLLVKNYLFADPFIPYTSILGGILACKVAYDLTQLISNFYSKTYPGLTKIQRVEWNNRGISTVHAIFISALSLYLVFWSNLFSDELAGLLVFRSSPLSTFGLGVSVGYFVSDLAMILWLYPSLGGIEYVIHHSLSGIAVAYSMFTGEAQLYTYMVLISEVTTPEINIRWYLDTAGMKRSTAYLINGIVIFLAWLVARVLLFGYMFYHVYLHYTQVIKMHIFGYILVFGVPAVLATMNLMWFGKIIKGVLKTLAKRQ, from the exons ATGAGAGAAGTGCCTAAACAGACAGTGATGGCTATAAAGTCTTACCAAAACCAGGCTCAGTTGTTGGTTAAGAACTACTTATTTGCAGATCCCTTCATTCCATACACTTCCATCCTTGGTGGCATTCTTGCTTGCAAAGTG GCATATGATCTTACCCAGTTAATCAGCAATTTTTACAGCAAGACTTACCCTGgtcttactaaaattcaacGAGTAGAGTGGAACAATCG TGGTATCTCTACTGTTCATGCCATTTTCATTTCTGCTTTGTCGTTGTACTTGGTTTTCTGGTCGAATCTCTTTTCTGATGAACTTGCTGGTCTTCTTGTCTTCCGAAGCTCACCACTTTCTACTTTTGGATTAGGG GTTTCTGTTGGATACTTCGTTTCGGATCTTGCAATGATTTTATGGCTATATCCCTCTTTAGGTGGAATAGAATAT GTTATTCATCACAGTCTTTCAGGAATTGCAGTGGCGTATTCAATGTTTACTGGCGAAGCACAGCTTTATACATACATGGTTCTTATATCTGAGGTGACAACACCGGAGATTAACATAAGATG GTATCTTGATACAGCTGGTATGAAGAGGTCCACTGCATATCTCATTAATGGAATTGTCATCTTTTTGGCTTGGCTG GTTGCAAGAGTTCTGCTATTCGGCTACATGTTCTACCATGTGTACTTGCATTATACACAG GTGATCAAGATGCATATCTTTGGCTATATCTTGGTTTTCGGTGTGCCGGCAGTATTAGCCACCATGAACTTGATGTGGTTTGGGAAGATTATTAAAGGTGTGCTGAAGACTTTAGCAAAGAGGCAGTGA